The genome window CCCGATTTCCTCGCGGGTGGGGGGGCGTGGGGAGTGGGGCGCGCCAATGGCCGAGACCGCCGGCGCGGCGGGGCGCCGTCCGGGCTGGAAATCGGGGTCCACGAAGTCGGAGTGATCAAGGTCGCCGCCCATGGGAGGGATGCTAAGAACGGACCCTGGGAAGTAAAGCGGCGAGGACTTTCCAGCCGGGATGTGTCTGGTAGCGTCGTCCCCGAATGAAGCGTGTTGCAGGGCTCGTCCTGGGGATCCTGGGAGTGGCCGGGATCATCCCGGAAGGGGCGGCGTATGTCCGGACGATCGAGACCAGCGTGGAGTATCGATTTGCGCATCCGGAGGAGCGGCGCTGGCACCTGACGCAGACGGTGGCGTTGCGGCACGCACCGGAAGCCCTGGGTTGGCAGGAGGTGACGACGCGGGAGGGGACGCGCCGGGGCCGGATGGGAAGCCGGGTGGTGCTGGGGGTCGGGGAGGGGGTGGCGTTTCCGGGGGAGGAGGTGGTGCGGTGGGGGTTGCGGGTGGATCGGACGGTGGGGGAGCGGCTGTGGATCCTGCAGGCGCGGGACGTGCGGGCAGCGGCGGAAGCGGCTGCGGCACTGGCGGGGAGGTCCGGGGTGGAGGTGGCGGTGCCGGTGATGCGACGGTCGCTGGCGCAGCATCTGCCGTTCGGGCCGAGACTGAACGATCCGTATTTCACCAGCCAATGGCATTTGGAGAACCGGGAGGCGGACGGGACGCGGGTGGGACCGGATCTGAATCCGCGCGGGGCGTGGACGGCGACGCGTGGGACGGGGGTGGTGATTGGGATCGCGGACGACGGGTTCGAGACGGATCATCCCGATCTGGCGGCGGCGGCGGCGTTGGCGACCGGGCTGCATTACGACTTCACGCGTGGTTCGGCGACGGCGGCGGTGTACGGGGGGCATGGGACCTGTGTGGCGGGACTGGCCGGGGCGACGGGGGACAACCGGGTGGGGGTTTCCGGGGTGGCACCGGCGGCGGGGCTGGCGAGTTGGGCGATCTTCGACCGGTTCGGGGACATTGCGAGTGACGAGCGGTTGATGGACATGTTCGAGCACCGGATCCAGGAGGTGGCGGTGCAGAACCACAGTTGGGGCAATGCGGACACGGCGCTGTACGCGCCCAGCGCGCTCGAGGCGGCGGCGATCGGGAATGCGGTGGATCGCGGGCGCGAGGGACGGGGGGTGATCCTGGTGCGGTCGGGGGGGAACGGGCGGGCCTGGGGAATGGACGTGAATGATGACGGGTACCCGAACGATCCGCGGGCGATTGCGGTGGCGGCGGTGCGGCGGGACGGACGGGTGACGAGCTACAGCAGTCCGGGGGCGTGTCTGCTGGTGGGGGCGTTGAGCGGGGACGACGACGACGAGGGGCCTTCCGACAACCTGTTCACGACGGATCGGGTGGGGGCACGGGGGTACAACACGCGCGCCTATGCGGATGACCGGGCGAACTATGCGTTTGGTGACACGGGCTTTTTCGGGACCTCGGGGTCGGCGCCGCAGGTGGCGGGGCTGGCAGCCTTGATTTTGTCGGCCCGGCCGGAGTTGGGATACCGGGACGTGCAGCAGATCCTGCTGCATTCGGCGCGGCACTGGGACTTGGCGGACCCTTCGGTGCGGACCAACGGCGCGGGGTACCGGGTGAGCCACAACCAGGGGTTCGGGGTGCCCGACGCCACGGAGGCGGTGCGGCTGGCCCTGACGTGGGAGCCGCGCCCTCCGGTGATGCGGGTCACCGAACGGGTGAGCGGCGTGCTGGCGGTGCCTGGGGACGGGCCCTCGGTGTGGATCCGGGAGGGGAGCGCCGCGGAGCGGCGGGTGGCGGCGCAGTACGCATTGGGGCCGCACCCGGACGCACCGACGGAGCGGTTGCCGCTGGCGTATGTGGGGCGGGCGCTGGGTCCGATTGGAGAGGATCTGGGGGGGCGGGCGGCGCTGATCGAGCGGGGGGAGATCTTTTTCCGGGAGAAAATTGACCATGTGGCGCGGGCGGGCGCGGCATTCGCGGTGATTTACAACAACGTGGACGGCGACGCGCTGATCATTCCCGGGGGAACGGAATTCTCGCCGATCCCGGCGGCGTTCGTTTCGGAGAACGAGGGGCGTGCCCTGGTGGCGCGGTTGGAGGCCGGGGAGGCGGTGGAGGCCCAACTGAGGCTGGAGAGCGTCGAGCGGACCCTGGTGGTGACCGACACGCTGATCTGCGAGCATGTGGGGTTGCGGGTGCGCGCCCGGCACGGCCGGCGTGGGGATATGCGGATCACGCTGCTGTCGCCGAGCGGGACACGCAGTGTTATGCAGCGGTTGAACTATGACGAGGAGGCCGGTCCGCAGAACTGGACCTATTGGTCCACCCAGCACTTTTATGAGCCGTCAGCGGGGAACTGGGTGGTGACGTTTTCGGATCAGGCGGAAGGGGTCGCCGGGGAGATCCTTGAGGTGGAGCTGATCATCCGGGGCGTGCCGATCGCGGACACCGATGGGGACGGGCTGGACGATGCGTGGGAAATGCGGTGGTTTGGGAATCTCGACGCGGGGCCTGCGGAGGATCCGGACCGGGACGGTTCTTCGAACGCGCGGGAACAGGCGTTGGGGACGGATCCGACGCGGGAGGAGCGCGAGTTCCGGGTGGTGGTGGCACCCTACGACGAGCAGTCCTTGCGGTTGAGTTGGCCCGCCACACCCCACGCGGAATACGGGGTGCTGGTGGGCGAGGGCGCGGGGTTGCTGGCGACCGAGGTTGGGCGGGTGAGCGGGGCGTTTCCGGAGGGGGAATGGATTGTTCCGGTGGGGCGGGAGGAGAACCGCTTCTTTCTGATCGAAGCGCGGCCGCTGGAGTAGGGGCGGGCTTGTTGGAGGCGGTTCAGGGGTCCGGGAGGGGGAGGATGAGCTGGAGGTAAGCCACGTCGAGCCAGCGTCCGAACTTGTGACCCACTTCGCGGAGCTGGCCGGCGGGCTGGAAGCCGAAGCGGCGGTGAAGCCGGAGGCTGGGCTCGTTGGAGGCGTCGATGGCGGCGACGAGGACATGGAGGCCGATGGCACGGGCGGACTCGATGAGCGGCGGGAGCAGGAGGGAACCGAGGCCCCGGCCGCGATGGGGCGCCGCGATGTACACCGACACCTCGGCGGTGAACCGGAACCCGGCACGGTCGTGGAACCGGCTGAGGGAACTCCATCCCAGGACTGTCCCGTCGTGCTCGGCCACATAGATCGGGAAGCCGGTCCGTTGGTGGTCGAGGAACCACGCCTGGCGGTGGTCGAGGGAACGCGGCTCGAAATCGTAGGAGGCGGTCGTGTGCAGGACCGCGTCATTGTAGATCGCGAGGATGGCGGGGCAGTCGTCGAAGGCGGCAGGCCGGATGAGGACCGGGTTCATGGGGCGGTGACGGTTTTGTTCAGCATTGAGCGGGAGGTCCGGGCAGGATCGAACCCATCGGGCCGGGCCGAAGCCGTCGCTTCGATTCCTTGCTTTCTCCGCCGCGCCTTTGTCCGGACACATTCCCGATTCGCCATCCGCCCGGGCTACCAGGCGGCCGTCAGGAGGGCGACCCCTTCCTCGCGGGTGAGGGACACCGGATTGGTCTTCATGCTGCTGGCCTGGGCGGCCTGATCGGCGAGTGTCCCGAAATGGTCCGGTTCGATTCCGTATTGGCGGAGGGGGGGGATCGCCAGGGATCGGGTGAGGTGGAGGACCCATGCGACGGCGTCATCCGCGCGGGCGCCCGGGTCCTGGAGCAGGGTGCGGGCGACGGTGTCGTAGCGGTCGAGGGCGGGTGAGTTGGGATGGCGTTGGCGGAGGGCGGCGAGGTTGACCGCCATGGCATGGGGGAGAAGGGCGGCGCAGACGGCGCCGTGGGGGGCGGGGTGGGCGCCGCCGATGGGAGCGGCGAGGCCATGGACAACTCCGAGTCCGGCGTTGGCGAGGGCGAAGCCTCCAAAGAGCGCGGCGAGGGCCATGTTGGAGCGCGCCGGGAGATCACCGCCGTCCTGACAGGCGCGGAGCAGCGAGGCGGCCACGCGGGGGAGTCCGTCCTGGCAAAGGGCATCGGTGAAGGGGTTGGCGCGGAGGGAGACGAACGGCTCGATCAGTTGGGTGAGGGCGTCGAGGCCGGTTTGGGCGGTGATGGCCGGGGGGAGGGGGAGGGTGAGTTCCGGATCGACGAGTGCGGCATGCGCGAGGAGGAAGGGGCTGCGGAGGCTGGCTTTGACGCGGTGTTCGCGGGCGGTAAGGACGGCATTGCGGGTGACTTCGGCGCCGGCCCCGGCAGTGGTGGGAATGGCGATCCAGGGAGCGGACGGGCGGGCGAGGGGTTGGGCGCGTCCGACCACTTCCAGATAGTCGTAGAGGTCGCGCTCATTGGTAAGGAGACCGGCGATGGCCTTGGCGGCATCGAGGGCGCTGCCGCCGCCGAAACCGACGATGACGTCGAAGCCGCGGAGTCGGGCCCGTGCTACGCCGGAGGCGACATGAAGGGTGGTGGGTTCGCCGGGGACGGCGAAGGTGTCGGAGGTGATACCCTCGGCGGCCAGGGATTCGAGGACGGGCCGGGCGCGGGCCGGTTGGGAACCGGTGACGACAAGGGCGCGTTTGCCGAACTGGCGGGCGATCCCGCCGACATGGCGGACCGTGCCTGGACCAAAGACGATGCGGGTGGGGGAAGCGAAGTCGAAGGGAGCCAGGCCCGGGATCGGGGAAGGATCACCAGCCGTCGTCATGGGGGAACAAGGAATGGTAGCGGGTGCTGCGGCGGGGTTCGGCCATGAGCGATTCGACCGTGTCGCGCCAGCGGAGGTAATGGGCGGTGGCCTTGTGGGCGGCCGGGGCGTCCGCAGTCCGGTAGGCCTCGACGAGGACGAAGCGGGTCGGATCGTCCTGGTTCTGGACGACATCGAAGCGGGCGATGCCAGGTTCCTGGAGGCTGTGCTGGGCGTTGTCGAGGGTGGCGGCGAGGAAGGCGGCCACGGCGTCGGGTTTCACCTGCACATGGACATGGACGACGAGCATGATGCTGGCGGGGAGGGTAGAGGGGCAGTGGCGGCGGTCGCGAGCGTGATTTCGGGGTGCGCGATTTCGCCAGAATCCCAAGCGAGCATGCTCGGCCCAATATTGTTGGGACTTTCCGGGTGACCCGGGGGGTTCGAAGGGCCGCAGGTATGGGGAAGCTTGGCAGGATCCGAGGGGGTTCGGAGGAAAAGGCCATCAGAGATCAGCGAGAGAGAGGGCGAATCGGCGTTGGGACGTTGAAGAGCCCAATATATTGAAACAGGCTGTTTAAGATTGACGCGCTCTCCGCACGTCCCGCCTACCCGTCCCAGACTCCACCTTCCACGGTGGGCGCAGCGTCAACAAGATAGTGCCGGTCTTACTAAGCTTGGGACGTCAACGGAATTAAGTCAGGTCTAATAATTAATTGAATTGGGCCGGAGGTATCGGCAGGCGGGCGCCATCTGCGTCAACAATCCATGGGCCTCCTTAGTAAGCCCGGTAAGTCAACAGCATATTGTCAGGCCTACTATTGACTCCGGACTCCGTGGCGAGAGGTATCGGCGGGCGGGCGACAGGAGGGCACCATCTCCATTTCGCCACAGTATCGTTCCCGAGCGAAGGACGGCGGCGCCAGGCTCGCGATCCTGAGAACGGGCTGGAGGGGGTGGGATTGGGGTGGGGTGGGACCATCGGCAATCGACTGAACGCGAGGACGAGCATGAAATCGATCATCGAGAATGGGGTTCGGGGAGGGGTGTTGGGAGGCATGATGGCTTCCGTCGGAGTCGCGGCTGGCATCATCAACTTCGGTTTTGAGAGCGGGGATTTTTCGGGTTGGGACGTGGATCCCGGGACGGGCTGGGCCTATGTCGCCCAACCAACGTTCTACACGCACATGAGCATGGCCCCCGTTTTGTATCGGTACGGCGGGTACGAGGGCAGGGCGATGGCGGTGCTACACCCGGGCACGGACGGCGTGGAGGCGACGCTATCGCAGACGTTCGAGCTGTCTGGAGGGAGCAGGGTTCGCGGCATGGCGGGTTTCTGCCTCCAGCCGTGGTATCCGCCGGAGGCGGGTGCGTACGTTTGGATGGATGCGCCGGACGGCACCCGCACCGTCCTGTGGGAGGCGGTGGCCGAATGGGGCGGGGTGTACTGGGAGCAGTTCGACGAGATTGACAGGTACTGGCAGGGCAAGGGGTGGGACGGCTGGACCTACGACGCGGAGGTCACCGGCATCTACACGCTGACGTTCGGTTGCCATGGAGTGGGAGAGTACCCGGTGGCGGGGGTGTTCGACGGGGCTTCTGTCGGGACGTCGCCGGTTCCTGAGGGCCTAGGCACCCTGGGGGCCGGGCTTGCCGCGTTTGGAGTGCTGGCCGGCTGGCGGCGTGCGCAGGCTTTTCATGGGCGGGGCGACGGGTAGGGTCTGGCGCCACGCACCATGTCGAACTGTGAAACCGAACTCATCCGGAGGAAGTCCCGTCGCTGGACCTGTGGAACCCTGATCGGGCTGGCATCCGGGCTGGTGGCCGCCGCGCTGGCGGCGGAGGACCCGTTTGCAGCGAATGTGCGGTCCAGCGATCCGCTGACGCCCGAGGAACAGTTGCGCCAGTTCGAGGTGCCGGAGGGATTCGCGGTGCAGTTGGTGGGGGCGGAGCCGGACATCCACAAGCCGATGAACCTCGCGTTCGATGCGGCGGGCCGGCTTTGGGTGACGTCCAGCCGGGAATATCCGCGGCCCGCGCCGCCGGACCGGCCGGGCCGGGACCGGGTGACGATCTTCGAGGATTTCGGGCCGGACGGGCGGGCGCGGAAGGTCACCGAGTTTGCGTCGGGTTTGAACATCCCGATCGGGGTGTATCCGTACCGGTCGGCGGGGGCGGATGGGCGGATGACGTGGAAGGCGGTGGTGTGGTCGATTCCGCACGTATGGCTGTTCGAAGATGTGGACGGGGATGGGAAGGCGGACCGGCGTGAGCGGTTGTACGGACCGTTCGATTACACCCGGGACACGCACGGGAACCAGGCGAGCTTTCGACGGGGATTCGATGGGTGGATGTATGCGACCCACGGATTCAACAACGACTCGCGCGTCGCGGGGCGCGACGGGCACACGATCCGGATGCAGTCCGGCAACACCTATCGAGTCCGGCTGGACGGGTCGCGGATCGAGGGCTTCTCGTGGGGCCAGGTGAATCCCTTCGGCATGGCGTGGGATCCGGAAGGGAATCTTTACTCGAGCGATTGCCACAGTGAGCCCATCTACATGCTGCTCCCGGGCGCCTATTACCCGAGCTTCGGCAAGCCCCATGACGGTCTTGGCTTCGCCCCCAGCATGATGGAGCGGATCCGTGGATCGACGGCCATCGACGGGGTGTCGTACTCCGCGGAAGGGCTCTGGCCCGAGGCGTACCGGGACAGTCTGTTCATCGGGGACGTCATGACCAGCCGGGTGTACCGGGACAAGGCGGTGCCGCGGGGTTCCGCGCGGGTGGCGCGGCCGGAGCCGGATTTCGTAATCAGCCGCGACCCCTGGTTCCGGCCGGTGGACACCACGTTTGGACCGGACGGGGCGATGTACATCGCCGATTTCTACAACCGGATCATCGGGCACTACGAGGTGCCGCTGGATCATCCGGGACGGGACCGCGAGCGGGGCAGGATCTGGCGGGTGGTGCCGACCGGAGTGCCATTGCGGTCTCCGGCGTTGGAGGATTCGATCGAGGGCCTCCTCCGGGAGATGGCGTCGTCCAGCCTGACCCGGCGGTTGCTGGCGATGCACGAAGTGGAGGACCGGTTCGGGCATCGGGCGCTGGCCCGGTTGGAGGCGGCGCGGCGGAATCCGGCGGATGGGCATCAGCTTAGCCATGTGCTGTGGCTGTTGCACCGGTTGGGCGGACTCGACAACGAGGCGCTGATCCAGGCGGGCCGGCACGCGGAGGAGGCTGTCCGGATCCACGCCTTCCGGATCGTGTCGGAGCGCGCGCGATGGATGGCGGCGACGCCTCCGAACCCACCGCTGGCGCATCCGGTGACGCGGGCGGTGGTGGACCTGACGATTGCCGCGCTGGGGGATCCGAGTCCGGTGGTGCAGCGCGTGGCGGCGGAAGCCCTGGGCTGGCGTCCGCGGTTCCGGCTGGTGCGTCCCATTCTGGATCTTCGGCACCGGGTGGGAACGGACGATCCGCACCTGTTGTACACAGTGCGGCGGACGCTTCGCGAATTGCTAGCCCGGGACGAGGTGATGACGCGCGTCCTGGATGCCGAATGGTCGGAGGCGGATCGGGCGGCGTTGCTGGATGTCAGCGTGGCGGTCCCGTCCGAACTGGCGGCCCGGTTCCTGATCCGCCGTGGCGATTTTGCGGGTGGCGACGCGGCCTGGGTGCGGACGGCGCTGACCCATGCGGCACGGCATGCGGGGGCGGAGGACGGGGAAGCGTTGGTCACCCTGGTGCGGCGGCGGATGGGGGACGATGTGGATTACCGGCTGGGGTTGTTCCGCTCGGTGCAACAGGGGTTGGCGCAGCGCGGGGGTCCACTGGGGCCGACCATGCGGGCATGGGGAGAGGAAC of Verrucomicrobiia bacterium contains these proteins:
- a CDS encoding antibiotic biosynthesis monooxygenase, with the protein product MLVVHVHVQVKPDAVAAFLAATLDNAQHSLQEPGIARFDVVQNQDDPTRFVLVEAYRTADAPAAHKATAHYLRWRDTVESLMAEPRRSTRYHSLFPHDDGW
- a CDS encoding iron-containing alcohol dehydrogenase; this translates as MTTAGDPSPIPGLAPFDFASPTRIVFGPGTVRHVGGIARQFGKRALVVTGSQPARARPVLESLAAEGITSDTFAVPGEPTTLHVASGVARARLRGFDVIVGFGGGSALDAAKAIAGLLTNERDLYDYLEVVGRAQPLARPSAPWIAIPTTAGAGAEVTRNAVLTAREHRVKASLRSPFLLAHAALVDPELTLPLPPAITAQTGLDALTQLIEPFVSLRANPFTDALCQDGLPRVAASLLRACQDGGDLPARSNMALAALFGGFALANAGLGVVHGLAAPIGGAHPAPHGAVCAALLPHAMAVNLAALRQRHPNSPALDRYDTVARTLLQDPGARADDAVAWVLHLTRSLAIPPLRQYGIEPDHFGTLADQAAQASSMKTNPVSLTREEGVALLTAAW
- a CDS encoding c-type cytochrome, whose product is MSNCETELIRRKSRRWTCGTLIGLASGLVAAALAAEDPFAANVRSSDPLTPEEQLRQFEVPEGFAVQLVGAEPDIHKPMNLAFDAAGRLWVTSSREYPRPAPPDRPGRDRVTIFEDFGPDGRARKVTEFASGLNIPIGVYPYRSAGADGRMTWKAVVWSIPHVWLFEDVDGDGKADRRERLYGPFDYTRDTHGNQASFRRGFDGWMYATHGFNNDSRVAGRDGHTIRMQSGNTYRVRLDGSRIEGFSWGQVNPFGMAWDPEGNLYSSDCHSEPIYMLLPGAYYPSFGKPHDGLGFAPSMMERIRGSTAIDGVSYSAEGLWPEAYRDSLFIGDVMTSRVYRDKAVPRGSARVARPEPDFVISRDPWFRPVDTTFGPDGAMYIADFYNRIIGHYEVPLDHPGRDRERGRIWRVVPTGVPLRSPALEDSIEGLLREMASSSLTRRLLAMHEVEDRFGHRALARLEAARRNPADGHQLSHVLWLLHRLGGLDNEALIQAGRHAEEAVRIHAFRIVSERARWMAATPPNPPLAHPVTRAVVDLTIAALGDPSPVVQRVAAEALGWRPRFRLVRPILDLRHRVGTDDPHLLYTVRRTLRELLARDEVMTRVLDAEWSEADRAALLDVSVAVPSELAARFLIRRGDFAGGDAAWVRTALTHAARHAGAEDGEALVTLVRRRMGDDVDYRLGLFRSVQQGLAQRGGPLGPTMRAWGEELAGQLLDSVRGSGGWVNVPVEGALPSANPWDFQERPCDDGQTARLLSSHPRGEALTGVLRSRPFAAPARLSFYLAGHDGPPGEPARGRNRVRLVAAGSGEILAEAAPPRNDTARRIEWNLTAHAGKPVVLEVVDGDNGGAFAWLAWGRLEPATVPWPEVAPAQVVSRQVAAAELANVVEAGALDGPIGALMRDRNSDPAARAAAARRFLSGPLERAALDLMADGTQPYDWRAGLADAVLSGDGAAREAFVLSVWKDAPRRFQLAIAGVAAVEASATARLVAWMEDGLAPAGLLQDNRLRDRLRRVASGDVQRTMDRLLSELPDEDAEVDRLLEARRAEFLRARTDLSRGRDVYGMACAACHQLEGQGGLVGPQLSGIGTRGVERLIEDILAPNRNVDHAFWTTSLTLRDGDVVTGLFRREEGALLVLANSAGLEFTMPKAEVTERRESGVSLMPSNYAEALSEEDFHHLLAYLLAQRGQP
- a CDS encoding N-acetyltransferase, which translates into the protein MNPVLIRPAAFDDCPAILAIYNDAVLHTTASYDFEPRSLDHRQAWFLDHQRTGFPIYVAEHDGTVLGWSSLSRFHDRAGFRFTAEVSVYIAAPHRGRGLGSLLLPPLIESARAIGLHVLVAAIDASNEPSLRLHRRFGFQPAGQLREVGHKFGRWLDVAYLQLILPLPDP
- a CDS encoding S8 family serine peptidase; its protein translation is MKRVAGLVLGILGVAGIIPEGAAYVRTIETSVEYRFAHPEERRWHLTQTVALRHAPEALGWQEVTTREGTRRGRMGSRVVLGVGEGVAFPGEEVVRWGLRVDRTVGERLWILQARDVRAAAEAAAALAGRSGVEVAVPVMRRSLAQHLPFGPRLNDPYFTSQWHLENREADGTRVGPDLNPRGAWTATRGTGVVIGIADDGFETDHPDLAAAAALATGLHYDFTRGSATAAVYGGHGTCVAGLAGATGDNRVGVSGVAPAAGLASWAIFDRFGDIASDERLMDMFEHRIQEVAVQNHSWGNADTALYAPSALEAAAIGNAVDRGREGRGVILVRSGGNGRAWGMDVNDDGYPNDPRAIAVAAVRRDGRVTSYSSPGACLLVGALSGDDDDEGPSDNLFTTDRVGARGYNTRAYADDRANYAFGDTGFFGTSGSAPQVAGLAALILSARPELGYRDVQQILLHSARHWDLADPSVRTNGAGYRVSHNQGFGVPDATEAVRLALTWEPRPPVMRVTERVSGVLAVPGDGPSVWIREGSAAERRVAAQYALGPHPDAPTERLPLAYVGRALGPIGEDLGGRAALIERGEIFFREKIDHVARAGAAFAVIYNNVDGDALIIPGGTEFSPIPAAFVSENEGRALVARLEAGEAVEAQLRLESVERTLVVTDTLICEHVGLRVRARHGRRGDMRITLLSPSGTRSVMQRLNYDEEAGPQNWTYWSTQHFYEPSAGNWVVTFSDQAEGVAGEILEVELIIRGVPIADTDGDGLDDAWEMRWFGNLDAGPAEDPDRDGSSNAREQALGTDPTREEREFRVVVAPYDEQSLRLSWPATPHAEYGVLVGEGAGLLATEVGRVSGAFPEGEWIVPVGREENRFFLIEARPLE